A window of Belonocnema kinseyi isolate 2016_QV_RU_SX_M_011 chromosome 10, B_treatae_v1, whole genome shotgun sequence genomic DNA:
GTGGTTGGCGGGTTCTGGGTACCATTGGAGACGGGCGCTTGTGCTCCATTGTGAGCGGGAACAGGAGGCCATTTGAAAGTTGATGTCTGAACGTCGTTGAGAGTGGGTGCCTGAACACCGTGGCAGAAGGATCTTTGGGCATCACTGAACGCATGTTCTTAAGTACCATCAAAGGTACCTGCGCACCACTGTTAGGAAGTACTGATATcccagtgtaatgagtggtttggTAAATGTTTTAGCTAGGACCCGAAATGGGATTCAAGTTTCGGTTACCCTCATCGTCCAGAAATAATTCCCGATTATTGTCAGCTGCTGAGACCTGATTCTGGATGGACCCAGTGTTCCGGGTAGCCTCGGGATCACTTACGGAGGCTGGATGCCGGTTCGCGTTAGATTACGTATCCGCCATTAAATTCGAACCACTGGAAAGGGATATCGGGTGAGGAGGCGCGGATTCCGCAATTTTCGAAGCTGGTGGAGCTGAACTAATTCCCGCATCGAGGTTGAAGTTGTTAATGGGTGATTGTTGAACAATGACTGGATTTTCCTGAGCGCTTGGCAAGTCCGTCGTGGATCCTTGCTCGAGAACTCGATCCGTAAACTGGCCAAGGGGAGTAGTTATCCTGATTAAGAATTCGGAAGTAAGCCTGTGTCGGGGCGAGGAATACGCAGGTGATGAGGACTCTCAGCTAGTGAGATCGGGGGATCCCTTGTGGGTGTCGATGGGCAAGTGCCACTACGTAGCGACAACCTATAATAATAGGTTGCCATACATAGGGCGCTAAAAATTGTAGTAATGAACTCGTGTTTGTTTTGAATAGGTACGGGGTAGGGGGAGAGAAGCGGTAGGTGCTTTTCAAGGGAGTGAAATACAAATTTGTGCTTTGTAAATAGATCAATGGAATGGAggaagggtagttttggaaaGAGAAGTTGACAGAGATTAAAAGGTGTCCGTTGAGTACTCGGCTGTGTGTATCTATGTGTCTCGGTGTCGCACTCAGTCGCACTCGGTTCTATGTGCGTGTGTGTCAGACTCTGTGGACCCTCTGGTGGTGGGGGGTCTGTTTATCACTCGGCTGTGCTTATGTGTATTTAAATCGGACTCGGTGGACCCTCTTACGATGAGGGGTCCTTTGAGCACTCGGTTGTTTTGTATGTGTGTCGGACCCGGTGGACCCCCTGACGGTGAGGGGTTCTTTGAGTACTCGGTTGTATGTTTGTGTTTGTGAGTCGGACTCTGTGGAACCTCTGGCGGGGAGGGGTCCGTTGAACACTCGactgtgtgtgtgtatgtatgtatggctgAATGCCGTTGTCAGGTTGATGTGTCTGGATTCCATATGTGTTGAGAGGTAGATCTTTCGCGTTGCGTGCTAGATGGCAGCTGCGCTGCGAAGACGTACCTATCGGGGTGGTAGATCCGGTTTGAGTGCCGACCGGAGGGAGCTCTTCCATATTTATAGGAGAGGCTCGCGCGTCTTACGCGAAGAGGGGTAGCAACGTCGCGTAGTGGCTGGTGCGCGCGAAGAGAGGATATTGCATTGACAGTTCGTTCTTTGCGAAAACCGGGGGTACCGATGCCGCGTAGTGGCTACCGTGTTGAAAGAGGAGATATTGAAAGGATGGTTGGTTGGTCTCGCGGGTGTCGCGAAATCATCCCGTGGCCCCAACGACGTCTTATTGGCTTTCCTGATTGTGCTTCCGTTTActttattattagaattattgTCTTTGAATTTGACAACAGTGTCATCTGACACTCGAATAAANNNNNNNNNNNNNNNNNNNNNNNNNNNNNNNNNNNNNNNNNNNNNNNNNNNNNNNNNNNNNNNNNNNNNNNNNNNNNNNNNNNNNNNNNNNNNNNNNNNNATGTCAAAGTGATTGgagcaatgttaatgaaaaataacagtgaatattaattcattttaatcaaaaatgttctactacggtttaaaattaattatttactataatatttcttgttaatatttattgaaattcaaatttcttctgaattggTGTCGCTACCCAATAGCCTCTACGATCCGACAAGTATAACCTGTCATTGGAACGTAATCGGATTATCTCTGTCTATCTTGAGTTTCTAGTTCTAGTTCAGTTTTAAATACAGTTCTCCTGTttaggaattttctttttaacgacaatcatttttattttttatttagcgtGTATACaaacatataatatatattttcggaggtttttttatgcaaattttggaAGAAATATATAGTTTTGttaataatacaaaatgaaattcaatcacaaattcacagaaaattcttttttgtaattctgACAGAATGTCACTTCTTTCAAGTATGTTAAGGACTTATGAGGAAATcccaaatatttcatgaaaatttcatgaGCGAACCCTTGAAAATGCGACACACAATTGTCCATGGTTGAAAACATGTTTTCTCAAATCGATACCAATCACATCAAAAGTCTGACCTTGAGACTTATTTATGGGCATAACGAATGCCAATTTTATTGGACATTGTCCTCTTCTGAATGAGAAAGGGTCAATGTTTTCGCAGTGCAAAGTTACTCTACTCAAATAAGTAATTTCTCCAGTTTTGCTTCCTGTCAAAATTTGGCATCTCAATGCATTGTCCTTCATGTCAAGAATGAGCAATTTCGTTCCATTGCAAAGACTTTCACTTATACTCATGTTTCTTATAAGCATCACGGCTCTGTATTTCCTGAGTCGCAATTCATGAGGTGGCAAACTTGGAGGATTCAGCGAATTTAAGTACTCTGGTAATACAGCTTCGTGATGTATATCACTCTCATCATTAGTTATTTCTGTGCTGTCTATGCtggtgtaaattttttttgtctctGCATCGAGAAGGTCAACAACTTTTCTGTTGATATCAACATCTATATTCCTTGCTGAAAGTATGGTGTAATTTGCTGCTGCACTAAACTTTTTGTCCTCGATCAAAGTTTTGTACGTATCTTTCATAATATCAGAATCAACTGGagcaatacatttttcagggatttGAATAGTTTCAGATGAATCATTCAAAGTTCCATCACACATTTGGAGgagaaattgagaaaattcttTCTCTTTAGGTAGAGCTCGCATGTTTTCGATCAAATGATGAACAATGAAGTTTTTCCACAAAGCGCTGAAGCTAATTGATGATTTAACAATTTCGCACTGAGTTGCATTTTCTTTCACTGGCAACAGTTGTCTGAAATCTCCTCCGAAAACCACAATTTTACCACcgaattgcaaatgatttttcataAGATCGCGAAGAGTTCGATCCATGACTTCAAGTACTCGTGGAGACATCGGTGcttcattccaaataaaaaagtctgtatttgtcattctttttccttctcttgaatTCGGTTTTATATTCGAAGATGAATCAGAAAACAGAGGTACTGGCAAACCTAGAGTTTTATTAACCGTTTTTCCTTCAGGAAGCAAAGTTGCAGCAATACCAGTGAAAGTCATCGTGCTGACATTTTTGTCTCTGTACGTCTAAAACAGTTGTCTCTGTCGTCTAAAACAGTTTCTGGTTGAAATGTTTTATggaaatgtttagaatattttccattTACCGTACTCAAATCGCCACACGGCCCAcgaatcatatttttcattacgATTTCGTGCAAAGTTTTATTCTCACAAGGGTCAGGAATTTCAGCGGACAGAAAGTTATCTACTTTGATCATCGCGTCAACAAACTTGCAATTTTGCTTGAGAGTTACCAACAAATGCATGTGTGGCAGACCACGTTTCTGAAATTCAATCAAATGCACTTGGGCCTGGACTTCACCAAACAACTGCTGTCTCGtgattgattcaaacaaatattttttcttgatatcgAAAACTCTTGCGCAAATATCAGGTCGATCGGAAGCTTGTTGACCAAATAATAGATTTTCCTGAATCTCTCTCCAATTAGGATTGCAGGTCATTGTTATGAAAAGATCcggtttttcaaattttctaacaatCACCATATAATCTTGATGATGTATCATATTGCGAAGTGATCCCACAAATGTGAAGGTAGAATAACGACTCGTCCTATTTGTCCATTACAGTCATTAGCTGCTTGATGCCTTGATAAGAATCAGCtctcaattctttttaatgagTTTTGATAAAGAatattctatctttttcaatcttaacATAAGAATCAACAACCCATTGTTGAAATAATCGTCCGCTCAAAAGAATAGGATTTACATCTTCACGTACTGCCGTGCGATGCTGTACGTACATATCTCTGGTAAGATTCTTATTACTGCCTTTGAGTTTGAGACACGGATGGCATCCTTGAGTTCCATGTGGATAGCATAGGTTTCTGGTATTTCTCCATCAGCAGTCGTAGAAAAAACCATCGCCACTTCGTTTGATGTCTGAGGATTATATCTGCCTCTATCGATACCtcctttcgaaaaaaatttcaattgaaaatcagaTATATTTAAATCACTGCTGTTTGTTGCatcttgttgaagattttgaatttcgTCATGCATCATAACATAGGATTGTCCAAAAATGTTGTCGCGAATTTCGTTTCCGAGAGAATAAAGAATATCAGAATCTAGATTTAAGTTCAGGCTTATTCGACTTTCAGTTGCTTCCTTCCCATCTAAGATAAAGAGTTGTCCATAGTTATAAATTTCACCAGCAGAAGGACACAAAGCGGTATTTATTTGGTAATAAATTTCATCTTGTATTTTAGACAGTAAGGACCGTTCTGTTGGGTGCTCAAGTTACATAAATTCGGATTGAAGGAGGCAAAAGAAAAGGCGTTATTGTAACCTCTGATTCGTTCTTTGAAATGGCTCAATTTCGGATGCTCACCAAGATATAATTTTGTGAGTAAATTTGGAAGTCGAGGTAATGAATCTAAAGCAACCTTACCACAATCGCGGCAATCTCTGAACGTATTGCCCTTATTTGCTACTGTTTCAGCAACACAATGACGCGCATTACAATAAacgtaaaaaattttcataggtcCAATGTAATGGTCTTTTAAGTTTGATGATCCTACAAAGGAAGATATATTGTCGAAACCCTTATTACGAGCCATACTTACGATCCATTTTCGAGATTTGAATGAGAAGTAAAAGCTATAGCCTGTGAATTTTGACCATTTGAAGCACTCGGTGTTGTCTCAGGTTTATTAAGACTCAATTGAGAGTtttgttttttttcgatgtcgTCTTTGCGAGTCTTGTTTTCTCCtcttttttccaccaaaaattctGCCTCTTCTTCTTGCGTGCGAAATGTTTTTCTGCGACGATGTAAgatatgttttgaaaaatcaaggaaatgaaacaaaaaaactgaatacttgaaacaaatttttccccGCGCCTTaaaattgaatactaaaaatatCGTTTATCACATGGTAATCAGGTTTCAATACGCTTAGTCaagtgataattaattttattactccTTATCTATGTTTTTACTCAAACCTT
This region includes:
- the LOC117181272 gene encoding ATP-dependent DNA helicase PIF1-like, whose amino-acid sequence is MTFTGIAATLLPEGKTVNKTLAPMSPRVLEVMDRTLRDLMKNHLQFGGKIVVFGGDFRQLLPVKENATQCEIVKSSISFSALWKNFIVHHLIENMRALPKEKEFSQFLLQMCDGTLNDSSETIQIPEKCIAPVDSDIMKDTYKTLIEDKKFSAAANYTILSARNIDVDINRKVVDLLDAETKKIYTSIDSTEITNDESDIHHEAVLPEYLNSLNPPSLPPHELRLRKYRAVMLIRNMSISESLCNGTKLLILDMKDNALRCQILTGSKTGEITYLSRVTLHCENIDPFSFRRGQCPIKLAFVMPINKSQGQTFDVIGIDLRKHVFNHGQLITTPLGQFTDRVLEQGSTTDLPSAQENPVIVQQSPINNFNLDAGISSAPPASKIAESAPPHPISLSSGSNLMADT
- the LOC117181273 gene encoding uncharacterized protein LOC117181273, which produces MTCNPNWREIQENLLFGQQASDRPDICARVFDIKKKYLFESITRQQLFGEVQAQVHLIEFQKRGLPHMHLLVTLKQNCKFVDAMIKVDNFLSAEIPDPCENKTLHEIVMKNMIRGPCGDLSTVNGKYSKHFHKTFQPETVLDDRDNCFRRTETKMSAR